CTATGCACCAAAAGCACAACTTCATCTATCAATCATAGATGTCTTCCGACCTCTCCTGTGCCTCCATTTCCTCAGACATGGTTGCTTCAGCTCCGCCTGTTTCAATACTGGCCACCTAAAGGCACATGTCATCACAGTATCTGCCATTTTAAATTTGTTGGTCAAATTGAAAAGTATTTTGCTATCCACACTTAGTACTTTGATGAACTAGTCCGTAGGCAATCGACTACTAATTTTGCGCATCTGATCTTAAGAAACCGATGATGTGGGATTGTGAGGTGTTTTTGTTGAATGACAGCTCTGTGGCatggagttttttttgtttttgttaaaaaggAGCTAGAATATAACTAGCTTGGACATAGTCAAATCTGTACCAAACTTCACTTCTTCATGGCGTGAACATATCTCTGTGACAATACTGAGTCGCAATCACAGCACCACTTAGTGGCAACAGGAAATGACTGCGTTAACCTTTTGACGCAAGTTTTGTTAAAATTATAACTAGACTCCACAAATTCATATCTCTACAACATTTCACATGTTTGATGAGAGTTCTGCCTGGAAGTAAATTGGAATTATTTTAGAACTATAAAAGAAtgataaaacatgtatttattagATATTTAGACCACCTACAGTGAATTAAACTCTAGTAGTATATGCccctcaaaataaaacagtgttgttttttatctcaaaataatacattgtagtttttattctgaaatatttttgaCTCATTTTTACACCAAATAAAAAGCATGAGCATCAAAGTTTAATGATTTAAGGCCACATTGTACATAGTacgataaaaaagaaaaacatttgacatttatGTTCAGATCTTCACAGCCCAAAACAACAGATTAACAAAGTAAAGGTTAGTGTGTAGTGTGCACCTCTGTACAAAAAAAGCTGGACAAAAGCAGAACTAAATATATGTGTTAGGTTTTGAATGGGCTTTTTTAGCGAATGGTTGAGCCAGTTATATTTTGGAAACACAGCAGTGATAGGGAGATCACAtagttaaaaacatttcagttaacAATGCACAGGATGATGAGAGTCAGAATTTGAAATAATGTGACTTCTCTTCTATCAGACTAACTTGTAATGGACCTCTTTTGACTGAACAAtggttgtctttattttatggCTGCAAttcacaattcatataatttctCAGTTAATTGTTTTCTCTATGAAATTTAAGAATTTGGTAAACTTTTCTTGAATTGCTCGTTTTGTCCAACCAAGAGTGTAAAacctttctttttcagtttgaaaaactAGTTCAGccattaattcattattaaaatggTTGCTGATTCTGTTTGTGAATTAATTTACATTGTTTCAACTCTATTTTTATTCTGATCACATTCAGACTAAACAGATTTACTTTGTATTACTTAATTAAAGCATGTGATAGTTGAggggaaacaaaacacaacattgaaCAAAACTAATGGCTATTTGCATGTcagtaaaaaaatgaatgatcaAACTTAAATGTAATGATTGAAAGTTGATATGTTTGTCTTTAAGACCACCAGTGTTAAAAGACTAAACCAATCTGGTAAAAACTCCACATGTTGTAATGGATGATATCGATCATATCAATGATATCTATTCCATTTCAATTGCCTGTTCTCGAAGAGGTGCATCAGGCTTGGGTTCATTACTCTTTCGTCCTCCATTCTTCTTGGAGCTGTTTTTCCTGAACAAAAACAGTTAGTATGTAGATAATTAAAAGAGAGTGGCATTAACTGTCAGCATTCTTTATGTgctaaagacaaagaaaaatggTCTTACTTTGATTTAACTGACAAGACGATCACAGGTATAATGATAGAGAGGATAATGACAGCAAGCAAAACTCCGCAGATGATCGCTGTCAAAGAGGACAACAGTGTAATAGATGAAGATTTATGTTAACAAATCACatactaaataataaataaactacaTAACACAATGATTGCAGAATGTTTTAACCAGTTAGAACGTCATGTATAATccatcaaaataaatgaaaactaaacaaCCTCTTTTGGGCACATTGTCCCTTTTACaatgagaaaataagaaaataaaaactgcagctTGTTGCAGCTTctgaataaatagataaattcCACCAGTCAAATCTGTAccaaaacatgcaaaaaaatgCAACCATTGTTTGGACTCACCAATAGGAGTGTCTGGCTCATCCTCCTCCAATTCCTCACCATCATCTTTAAACCAAGACAATTAccataaacatgtttaaatttttttgatGGCACTTTTATGACTCTTTTTATTTGACATAGTGATATATCATCAGCCACTGTGTACAAAAGAGGAAAATTTACACTCACCGTGGATTCCATCACATGTCTTATTGCAGCTTTCCATGGAGAAAAATCGGTTTCCGTTTCCAATGCAACCAGTCCACTGGAATTTTTTGCATTTGTCATGAATGGAATCATAGTAGTATCTCAAAAGCTGATTTTTACATTGACCTGAGGCCTTTTTTAAGTGGCAAGCCTTAGATtctgtgaagagaaaacatctccattattattaaaatcattAGATCAGCCACAGCTATGACTACAGTTTGCACATGATCAACTATCACACAATCAGAGTGGTAGATGAGTCAAACTTTATCAAGCAGGCTGTAAAAGCCCAGGGTGTGGTCTTTCATGCTTGTCTATGAGTCCTTCTCTTTCACCACTTGGTGGCGTATGGCTAATACTCAGCTTTTCCTACAGCCTCAGAAAAATTACAGAAATTAAATGTGAAGAAACgaaggaaaagaaacacaaacatttttggGTTAATTAAATTGACACACAAAAGAGGTTAGATATTGATCATTTAGTTGTTTTTCAATAATATGAAATACTCTTTCAATGTTAACAATCTCTCgtgctctttctttctcttttctgtgtctctgtccctcctcctctctctcggTCAAGATAGACGAGACGTGAAGGTGATGTGTCGTTTCCTTTCATGGTCTTTTAGGTCATAAAACTCATTTGCTGCAGTTCATGTTCCAAAGTCCTCAGAAACAAGCCGTGGTGTGGGATggacttttttgttttcagtctggGTTCATCTACTTTTAGGTAGttcttcaatcaatcaatcaaaatgtatttgtatagcctatattaaaaaatctaaatttgcGTCATACAGCTAAACAATGTGCAATACCCTCTGCAGAAACCTTATCGAGAGTTgaatgtgagggatccctcttcaggacggacagaagtgcacaTCAAGataatatttacaacattcatgacAAGAGACAGTGTGCATATTACACCTGAGTATTATCGGTTAAGCAAAATGAATGATTACATTTGACACACATATTTTCAGTATGAATTCATTAAACAATCTTACCATCAATGGGGTAGATATTATCTACATTGGCAGAGCAGTTTCTCATGCACTCTCGTTCATTTTCAAACCGGTTGTTGTTTCCACCGCTGCCTGAGTAAATGAAGGGCTCACACTGATCCTTCTCGGGATTATAAAAGACAGAGTGAATGAAGGTTTGGCCATCACCTTCAACTGGGGGCAACTGACAGAAATCTGTTGGACGATAAGACAAACTGCGAGTTagagacattttatttgcacaACGTCTACAAGGATGCTTTGGTTTTTCAAGCATTTAATAAAGCCTACAATATTTAGGTGTGAAGTAGAGCTGGATAATCACAAGAATAAGGTGGTGAAGTGACCACTGGTCAGTTACTGTATTCATATGCTTCAGTAGAAAGCCTCAACAGATACTGTTTGACATATTTAATGCTTAACTAACCTCATCACCAGCGATCCACTCCCTCATTTTATGACAGCAATAAAAACTCATTTTTTCAGTTCCCCCCTCTTTACACATTTCACAGAAGGGAAGTGGTTTCATATGATTCTTTTACCCAAAATGCAACTGAT
This genomic interval from Paralichthys olivaceus isolate ysfri-2021 chromosome 7, ASM2471397v2, whole genome shotgun sequence contains the following:
- the LOC109624282 gene encoding inter-alpha-trypsin inhibitor gives rise to the protein MKHLLLLGIAFAAIHFSHSVPPDFCQLPPVEGDGQTFIHSVFYNPEKDQCEPFIYSGSGGNNNRFENERECMRNCSANVDNIYPIDESKACHLKKASGQCKNQLLRYYYDSIHDKCKKFQWTGCIGNGNRFFSMESCNKTCDGIHDDGEELEEDEPDTPIAIICGVLLAVIILSIIIPVIVLSVKSKKNSSKKNGGRKSNEPKPDAPLREQAIEME